In Actinoplanes octamycinicus, the genomic window GGTTACGACGAGGATCAGGTGGACGCGTTCCTGGACGAGGCGGAGCAGGAGTTCACCCGGCTGCGGGCGGAGAACCGGGCGCTCCGCGAGGAGCTGGACCGGGCCGGGGCCATGCCGGAGCGGGAACTGGCCGCCCTGGCCGTCCAGCTGGGCCGGCTGAGCGCGGAACGGGCCGAGGCCGAGCGGCAGGCCCGCGCGGTCGAGGCGGAGCTGGACCGCGCCCGCGCCGCCGGGGCCGAGCCGCCCGCCACCGGGGTGATCGCGATGGCCCGGCGGACCGCGGACGAGTACCTCGACGACGCCCGGCGGGAGGCGGAGCAGCTGCTGACCGCGGCCCGCACCGAGGCCGACCGGCTGACCAGCGACGCCCAGCTGCGCGCGTCCACCACCGACAGCGACGCCCGGCACCGGCACACCCAGGCGCTCAGCGGGCTGGCCGAGCGGCGGGAGGAGGCGCTCGCCGACCTCGACCGGCTGCGCCTGCTCGCGCAGGCGCAGCGGGAGGAGATCCGCCGCATGGTCGCCCAGCGGCTGGCCGACCTGTGACGCCGGCCGGCCGGCGCCGGCTCACGCGGCGGGCGGGTCGGCCAGCGGCCAGCCGCCGGCCGCCAGGTGTGCGGAGACCCGGACCACGTCGGCCGGGGTGGCCTCCTGCAGCATCCGGTCGCTGATCATCTCCTCGATGTCGGCGCCGGTGATCGGCCCGTCACCCGGCCGCGCCTGGGCGACCAGCGCCCGGGCGATCGTGCGGACCTCGTCCTCGGTCAGCTTGCGGCGCA contains:
- a CDS encoding DivIVA domain-containing protein, which translates into the protein MNEPLTPVDIHNVSFRRPALGKRGYDEDQVDAFLDEAEQEFTRLRAENRALREELDRAGAMPERELAALAVQLGRLSAERAEAERQARAVEAELDRARAAGAEPPATGVIAMARRTADEYLDDARREAEQLLTAARTEADRLTSDAQLRASTTDSDARHRHTQALSGLAERREEALADLDRLRLLAQAQREEIRRMVAQRLADL
- a CDS encoding DUF3349 domain-containing protein; translated protein: MSEQRSNFLARAVEWLRAGYPEGVPRRDYVVLLGLLRRKLTEDEVRTIARALVAQARPGDGPITGADIEEMISDRMLQEATPADVVRVSAHLAAGGWPLADPPAA